GCGACGGCCGCGCGCTCACGCTCGGCGAAGTCGAGCACGAGGGCAAACGCAACGAGATCCAGCTCAAGGGCGCGGGCCGCACGCCCTACTCGCGCATGGGCGACGGCCGCGCGGTGCTGCGCTCGTCGATCCGCGAATTTCTGTGCTCGGAGGCCATGCATCATCTCGGCATTCCGACCACGCGCGCGCTCACGGTGATCGGCTCCGATCAGCCCGTGCGCCGCGAAGAGATGGAAACGGCCGCGGTCGTCACGCGCGTGTCGCCGAGCTTCGTGCGCTTCGGCCACTTCGAGCACTTCTACTCGCACGACGACGTCGATGCGCTGCGTGCGCTCGCCGACCACGTGATCGCGCGCTTCTATCCGCAACTGCGCGAAGCCGACGACCCGTACCTCGCCCTGCTCGACGAAGCGGTGCGCAGCACGGCGGCGCTGATGGTCGAGTGGCAGGCCGTGGGCTTCTGCCACGGGGTGATGAATACCGACAACATGTCGATTCTCGGCCTCACGATCGACTACGGTCCGTTCGGCTTCATGGATGGTTTCGACGCGAACCACATCTGCAATCATTCGGATTCGCAGGGCCGCTACGCGTACCGCATGCAGCCGCAGATCGGCTACTGGAATCTCTTTTGCCTCGCGCAGGCGCTCGTGCCACTGTTCGGCGCGCACTACGACATCGCCGACGAGAAGAAGCGTGGCGAGCGCGTGGTGGCCGACGCGCAAGGCGTGCTCGAGTGCTTCAAGGGGCACTTTGCGCCCGCGCTCGAAGCGCGCATGCGCGCGAAGCTCGGCCTGGAACACGAGCGCGAAGGCGACGACGCGCTGGCGAACAAGCTCTTCGAAATCATGCATGCCAATCGTGCCGACTTTACGCTCACGTATCGCAATCTCGCGCGCGTGTCGAAGCACGACGCGAACGGCGACGCGTCCGTGCGCGACCTCTTTCTCGATCGCGCCGCCTTCGACGCCTGGGCCGCCGAATACCGCGCGCGCCTTGCGCACGAAACACGCGACGACGCCGCGCGCGCGGAGGCGATGAACCGCACGAATCCGAAATACGTGCTGCGCAACCACCTCGCACAAACGGCGATCGAGCGCGCTGTGCAAAAGGACTTCAGCGAGGTCGAACGGCTCGCGAAGGTGCTCGAGCGGCCATTCGACGAGCAACCCGAGCACGCGTCGTACGCAGGACTGCCGCCCGACTGGGCGAGTTCGCTCGAAGTCAGTTGCTCTTCGTGAGCGCGCCCCCATCTACGTGATCCTTGTTTCTCACCCGACAGGAACCCAACATGAGCCAGGACGACCATAACTCCACCGCCTACCCGGGCTACAAAGCCGACGAGCAATGGCGGGAGCAACTCGACGACACGCAGTACCAGGTCACGCGCCACGCCGCGACCGAGCGCGCGTTCACCGGCAAGTACTGGGACCACTTCGACCGCGGTGTGTACGACTGCGTGTGCTGCGGCACGCCGCTCTTCGAGTCCGACACCAAATTCGACGCGGGCTGCGGCTGGCCGAGCTACTTCCGTCCGATCAACGGCGAGGTGATCGAGGAGAAAACCGACCGCACGCACGGCATGCTACGCATCGAGGTGCGCTGCAAGAACTGCGGCGCGCATCTCGGCCACGTGTTCGAAGATGGTCCGGCCCCGACGGGCCTTCGGTATTGCATCAATTCGGCTGCGCTACAATTCGAGCCCAAGTAAACGCTGGCAAGGCCCCCCCGCGCCCCGCGCGGGGCCCCACGGGTGAAACCGGGCCTTGAAGGCGTCGTGCCCTCTTTTGCCCGGGGCTCATTTTGTAAACTCTCAGGCCGATAATGAAATTCCTGTTTGATCTGTTCCCGATCATCCTCTTTTTCGTCGCCTTCAAGCTGTGGGGCATCTTCACGGCGACGGCCGTGGCGATCGGCGCGACGCTCGTGCAGATCGCATGGGTGGCGTTCCGCCACCGGAAGGTCGACCCGATGCTGTGGCTTTCGCTTGGCATCGTCGTCGTGTTCGGCGGCGCCACGCTGATGCTGCACGACGAAACCTTCATCAAGTGGAAGCCCACCGTGCTCTACTGGGCGTTCTCGGTCGTGCTGCTCGTTTCGCAAGTGCTGTTCGGCAAGAACCTCATCGAGGCGATGATGGGCAAGCAGATCACGCTGCCGCC
The Paraburkholderia acidiphila genome window above contains:
- a CDS encoding septation protein A, whose product is MKFLFDLFPIILFFVAFKLWGIFTATAVAIGATLVQIAWVAFRHRKVDPMLWLSLGIVVVFGGATLMLHDETFIKWKPTVLYWAFSVVLLVSQVLFGKNLIEAMMGKQITLPPRIWTQLNFVWSIFFALLGILNLFVAFHFSTDAWVDFKLFGATGILVVFIVGQSLWLSRYMKEEE
- the msrB gene encoding peptide-methionine (R)-S-oxide reductase MsrB, with protein sequence MSQDDHNSTAYPGYKADEQWREQLDDTQYQVTRHAATERAFTGKYWDHFDRGVYDCVCCGTPLFESDTKFDAGCGWPSYFRPINGEVIEEKTDRTHGMLRIEVRCKNCGAHLGHVFEDGPAPTGLRYCINSAALQFEPK
- a CDS encoding protein adenylyltransferase SelO; the protein is MSFSPGTPDSQGGSSATHTPATGPLADFERALIAPRDDAFAALGARFYTRLPGAPLPSPYVVGFSKGMAAQLGLDASAAADPAFAEFFCGNFTRERSPSAMSYATVYSGHQFGVWAGQLGDGRALTLGEVEHEGKRNEIQLKGAGRTPYSRMGDGRAVLRSSIREFLCSEAMHHLGIPTTRALTVIGSDQPVRREEMETAAVVTRVSPSFVRFGHFEHFYSHDDVDALRALADHVIARFYPQLREADDPYLALLDEAVRSTAALMVEWQAVGFCHGVMNTDNMSILGLTIDYGPFGFMDGFDANHICNHSDSQGRYAYRMQPQIGYWNLFCLAQALVPLFGAHYDIADEKKRGERVVADAQGVLECFKGHFAPALEARMRAKLGLEHEREGDDALANKLFEIMHANRADFTLTYRNLARVSKHDANGDASVRDLFLDRAAFDAWAAEYRARLAHETRDDAARAEAMNRTNPKYVLRNHLAQTAIERAVQKDFSEVERLAKVLERPFDEQPEHASYAGLPPDWASSLEVSCSS